The following proteins come from a genomic window of Gottfriedia acidiceleris:
- the nadC gene encoding carboxylating nicotinate-nucleotide diphosphorylase: protein MNTLKAKKMIEQFLLEDIGEGDLSSIHIFPMHERTTGKVLAKADGVIAGTDLIEITYKLLHEDIKVTLYVKDGESVQAGQLLAEVEGPVQVLLSGERVMLNLLQRMSGIATLTSKAVETLNDEKIKLVDTRKTIPGLRLFDKYAVTCGGGANHRFGLYDAVMLKDNHIAYAGSIKNAVDSLRNKLGHMVKIEVETENKDQVLQAIEAGADVIMFDNRTPDEIKEFVKLVPETIVTEASGGITLDNLANFQNCGVNVISLGCLTHSAKALDISFYL, encoded by the coding sequence ATGAATACATTAAAAGCTAAAAAAATGATTGAGCAATTTTTACTAGAAGATATTGGGGAAGGGGATCTATCCTCAATTCATATTTTTCCAATGCATGAAAGAACAACTGGAAAAGTACTTGCAAAAGCAGATGGAGTAATTGCGGGTACTGATTTAATCGAAATAACTTATAAATTACTTCATGAAGATATAAAAGTAACACTATATGTCAAAGATGGTGAATCTGTTCAGGCAGGGCAGCTACTTGCAGAAGTAGAAGGACCAGTTCAAGTATTATTATCAGGTGAAAGAGTGATGCTTAATCTTTTACAACGAATGAGTGGGATTGCAACGCTTACATCAAAAGCAGTTGAAACATTAAATGACGAGAAAATCAAACTTGTCGATACAAGAAAAACGATACCAGGTTTACGTTTGTTTGATAAGTATGCAGTTACTTGTGGCGGAGGAGCGAACCATCGTTTCGGTTTATATGATGCAGTGATGCTGAAAGATAATCATATTGCTTACGCAGGTTCAATTAAAAATGCAGTTGATTCATTACGAAATAAATTAGGACATATGGTCAAAATTGAGGTCGAGACTGAAAACAAAGATCAAGTTCTTCAAGCTATTGAAGCTGGTGCGGATGTCATTATGTTTGATAATCGTACTCCAGATGAAATAAAAGAATTCGTTAAGCTTGTTCCAGAAACAATTGTAACGGAAGCTTCTGGTGGAATTACTTTAGATAATTTAGCAAATTTTCAAAACTGTGGTGTAAATGTTATTTCTTTAGGCTGTTTAACACATTCAGCAAAAGCATTAGATATAAGCTTCTATTTGTAA
- the nadA gene encoding quinolinate synthase NadA — MIQKNEGYQIPDEYYTLSTEEMEKRVKDIKERLGDALFIPGHHYQKEEVVVFSDSTGDSLQLAQVAANNKKAKYIVFCGVHFMAETADILTEEEQIVILPDMRAGCSMADMADHHQTDRAWVELQKLFGDTILPLTYVNSTAAIKAFVGRNDGATVTSSNAKKVVSWAFTQKERILFLPDQHLGRNTAFELGIPLEHMAIWNPITDTLEYEGELNNIKVILWKGHCSVHENFTVKNIENVRKNHPDMRIIVHPECSREVVAASDDNGSTKYIIDQIEAAPAGSKWAIGTEMNLVQRIIKNHPDKEIISLNPFMCPCLTMNRIDLPHLLWSLENIEKGNIQNIISVDKQTAKDAVKALDKMLELA, encoded by the coding sequence ATGATACAAAAAAATGAAGGATATCAAATTCCTGATGAGTACTATACATTATCAACTGAGGAAATGGAAAAAAGAGTAAAAGATATAAAAGAGAGATTAGGTGATGCTCTTTTCATTCCAGGTCATCATTATCAAAAGGAAGAAGTTGTAGTTTTTTCAGATTCGACTGGAGATTCTCTACAACTTGCTCAAGTTGCTGCTAATAATAAAAAAGCAAAATATATTGTATTCTGTGGTGTGCATTTTATGGCAGAGACAGCAGATATTTTAACGGAAGAAGAGCAGATTGTTATTTTACCTGATATGAGAGCGGGCTGTTCAATGGCTGATATGGCAGATCACCATCAAACTGATCGTGCGTGGGTAGAGTTACAGAAGCTTTTCGGAGACACAATTTTACCGTTAACATATGTTAATTCAACTGCTGCTATTAAAGCGTTTGTCGGTAGAAATGATGGTGCAACCGTAACATCATCTAATGCTAAAAAAGTTGTTTCGTGGGCTTTCACACAAAAAGAACGTATATTGTTCCTACCTGATCAACATTTAGGTAGAAACACAGCATTTGAATTAGGGATACCGTTAGAGCATATGGCGATTTGGAACCCAATAACGGACACCTTAGAATATGAGGGCGAGCTAAATAACATCAAAGTAATACTTTGGAAAGGTCACTGCTCTGTTCATGAGAATTTTACAGTGAAAAATATCGAGAATGTACGAAAAAATCATCCAGATATGAGAATTATTGTGCATCCAGAATGTTCTAGAGAAGTTGTCGCTGCAAGTGATGACAATGGATCTACTAAATATATTATTGACCAAATTGAAGCTGCTCCTGCAGGAAGTAAGTGGGCAATTGGAACTGAGATGAATTTAGTTCAAAGAATTATTAAAAATCATCCAGATAAGGAGATCATTTCATTAAATCCATTTATGTGTCCTTGCTTAACGATGAATCGTATCGATTTACCACATTTATTATGGTCTTTAGAAAATATAGAAAAAGGTAACATCCAAAATATTATTTCAGTTGATAAACAAACTGCAAAAGATGCAGTTAAGGCATTAGATAAAATGCTTGAGCTTGCTTAA
- a CDS encoding LysM peptidoglycan-binding domain-containing protein, with protein sequence MRIHIVIKGDTLKSIAQKYNIDYEEIVKLNAQLSNPDMIYPGMKIKVPERGEKPAPLGSKKEVQLPKEPKPSVALEVEEGNVQPVAQTQPTVLPNTKPVDNNLNINVEVTPTVKPVIQVPIPPAKPTVSPATNNANQQVSPVQTGKPNANIPQVVSPVAVKNPINDNKSNVNTKGGQSMSEKKNYFPGSLVSPSTPNPQVSPAETGKPNQQVSPVSTGKPNQQVSPISTGKPNMQVSPVSTGKPNVQVSPVSTGKGKEQVLPVATGKPNMQVSPISTGKPNMQVSPVSTGKPNMQVSPISTGKPNMQVSPVSTGKPNMQVSPVSTGKPNMQVSPAETGKPNAQVSPVATNKAQTLPAYMGPNAPQTLPAYMGPNAPQTLPAYSGPNVPQTLPAYMGPNPNAAQTLPAYMGPNENYPQTLPAYMGPNPNAAQTLPAYMGPNPNAAQTLPAYMGPNENYPQTMPAYMGPNANFPQTMPAYMGPNANFPQTLPAYMGPNAGYPYYPRGEGGALPTLPSFGAMPMLPGLTGEAPGATGGAPVPPTAMPTPLPAPMPGNTGQTMPSYMGPNPNTGQTLPSYMGPNPNTGQTLPSYMGPNPNVAQTLPAYMGPNGNFPQTLPAYMGPNENFPATMPAYMGPNENFPATLPAYMGPNENFPATLPAYMGPNANFPATLPAYMGPNENFPATLPAYMGPNANFPATLPAYMGPNANFPQTLPAYMGPNANFPATMPAYMGPNANFPQTLPAYMGPNENFPQTLPAMDYPKFQGGPVVSPYATGPTPMYRDASEPYFDPNSQLFTPYAQNQSSYGVPYFEEDEQ encoded by the coding sequence GTGAGAATTCACATAGTAATAAAGGGCGATACCCTTAAGAGCATTGCTCAAAAATATAACATCGACTATGAAGAGATAGTTAAATTAAATGCCCAACTAAGTAATCCAGATATGATCTATCCTGGCATGAAAATAAAAGTGCCAGAAAGGGGAGAAAAACCAGCCCCATTAGGTTCTAAAAAGGAGGTACAGCTACCTAAAGAACCTAAGCCAAGTGTTGCTTTGGAGGTAGAAGAAGGAAATGTTCAACCTGTAGCTCAGACACAACCTACTGTCTTACCGAATACAAAGCCAGTTGATAATAATTTGAATATTAATGTAGAGGTTACACCGACAGTAAAACCTGTAATTCAGGTACCTATTCCACCTGCGAAACCGACTGTATCACCTGCGACAAATAATGCGAATCAACAAGTATCTCCTGTTCAAACTGGAAAACCAAATGCGAACATACCGCAAGTTGTTTCGCCAGTGGCAGTTAAAAATCCGATAAATGATAATAAATCAAATGTGAACACCAAGGGAGGACAAAGCATGTCAGAGAAAAAGAACTACTTCCCAGGATCATTAGTTTCTCCGTCAACACCAAATCCGCAAGTATCTCCAGCGGAAACAGGAAAACCAAATCAACAAGTATCGCCAGTATCAACAGGAAAACCAAATCAACAAGTATCACCGATATCAACAGGAAAACCAAATATGCAAGTATCACCAGTATCAACTGGAAAACCAAATGTGCAAGTATCCCCAGTTTCAACTGGAAAAGGGAAAGAGCAAGTCTTACCAGTAGCAACAGGAAAACCAAATATGCAAGTATCACCGATATCAACAGGAAAACCAAATATGCAAGTATCACCAGTATCAACAGGAAAGCCGAATATGCAAGTATCACCAATATCAACAGGGAAACCAAATATGCAAGTGTCACCAGTATCAACAGGAAAACCAAATATGCAAGTGTCACCGGTATCAACAGGAAAACCAAATATGCAAGTATCGCCAGCGGAAACAGGAAAACCAAATGCACAAGTATCACCAGTAGCTACAAATAAAGCTCAAACATTACCAGCATATATGGGACCAAATGCACCACAAACATTGCCAGCATATATGGGACCAAATGCACCACAAACACTTCCAGCATACTCAGGACCGAATGTACCGCAAACATTACCAGCGTATATGGGACCAAATCCAAACGCAGCCCAAACATTACCAGCATATATGGGACCAAATGAAAACTACCCACAAACGCTACCAGCATATATGGGACCAAATCCAAACGCAGCCCAAACGCTACCAGCATATATGGGACCAAATCCAAATGCAGCCCAAACATTACCAGCATATATGGGACCAAATGAAAACTACCCACAAACAATGCCGGCATATATGGGACCAAACGCAAACTTCCCACAAACAATGCCAGCATATATGGGACCAAACGCAAACTTCCCACAAACATTACCAGCATATATGGGACCAAATGCTGGTTACCCATACTATCCACGAGGAGAAGGAGGAGCATTACCAACATTACCGAGTTTTGGAGCTATGCCGATGTTGCCAGGATTAACTGGAGAAGCACCAGGAGCGACTGGAGGAGCACCAGTTCCGCCAACTGCGATGCCAACTCCATTACCAGCACCAATGCCAGGAAATACTGGGCAAACAATGCCATCGTATATGGGACCGAATCCAAATACAGGCCAAACATTACCGTCATATATGGGACCGAATCCAAATACAGGCCAAACATTACCGTCATATATGGGACCGAATCCAAATGTAGCTCAAACATTACCGGCATACATGGGACCGAACGGAAACTTCCCACAAACATTACCAGCATATATGGGACCAAATGAAAACTTCCCAGCAACAATGCCGGCATATATGGGACCAAATGAAAACTTCCCAGCAACATTACCAGCATATATGGGACCAAATGAAAACTTCCCAGCAACATTACCAGCATATATGGGACCAAACGCAAACTTCCCAGCAACATTACCAGCATATATGGGGCCAAATGAAAACTTCCCAGCAACACTACCAGCATATATGGGGCCAAACGCAAACTTCCCAGCAACATTACCAGCATATATGGGACCAAACGCAAACTTCCCACAAACATTGCCAGCATATATGGGACCAAACGCAAACTTCCCAGCAACAATGCCAGCATATATGGGACCAAACGCAAACTTCCCACAAACATTGCCGGCGTATATGGGACCAAATGAAAATTTCCCACAGACATTGCCAGCTATGGATTATCCAAAGTTCCAAGGCGGACCAGTTGTTTCACCGTATGCTACTGGACCGACACCGATGTATCGTGATGCATCAGAACCTTATTTTGATCCAAATTCGCAATTATTTACTCCTTATGCACAAAATCAGTCTTCATATGGAGTGCCATATTTCGAGGAAGATGAACAATAA
- a CDS encoding YhcN/YlaJ family sporulation lipoprotein, translated as MNKKGLIVATGTVLTVLTLSACGTNNNAMNDHKRNVGYEKVNFNRPTNPYAVNDRYENVNYPNNQDYFAKKNNHYGNDRINEGLSSEYSNDGVIHDGTYGRNVNNMNRNYTMDQVRYNNDLNTAPLVPYTNISTNTNMNAGERKFADQISKRVEQMSNVAKANTVAVGDQVLVAVDLVNKNVDESAFRSKIKDALSPYTSGKKVYVTFDGTIRNNLNNITNNVPNATKNVLYDTKENVKHMYRNVKNDVKDATNPNR; from the coding sequence TTGAATAAAAAAGGTCTTATCGTTGCTACAGGTACGGTGCTAACAGTTTTAACATTATCTGCTTGTGGAACAAACAATAATGCTATGAATGACCATAAAAGAAATGTTGGTTATGAAAAAGTAAACTTCAATAGACCGACAAACCCTTATGCTGTTAATGATCGTTATGAAAACGTAAACTATCCTAATAACCAAGATTATTTCGCAAAGAAAAATAATCACTACGGAAATGATCGTATAAATGAAGGTTTGAGTAGTGAGTATTCTAATGATGGCGTTATCCATGACGGAACATATGGAAGAAATGTCAACAATATGAATAGAAACTACACGATGGATCAAGTTCGTTATAATAATGATTTAAATACAGCTCCTCTTGTACCATATACAAATATTAGTACAAATACTAATATGAATGCTGGTGAACGAAAGTTTGCTGACCAAATTTCTAAACGAGTAGAACAAATGTCAAATGTAGCCAAGGCAAACACGGTAGCTGTTGGTGATCAGGTTCTTGTTGCAGTAGATTTAGTAAATAAAAATGTTGATGAAAGCGCATTTAGATCTAAAATCAAAGACGCTTTATCACCATACACGAGTGGTAAAAAAGTATATGTAACATTTGATGGAACGATTAGAAATAATTTAAATAACATTACAAATAATGTTCCAAATGCCACTAAAAATGTATTATACGATACAAAAGAAAATGTTAAACATATGTATCGAAATGTAAAAAATGATGTTAAGGATGCAACTAATCCAAACCGATAA
- a CDS encoding TetR/AcrR family transcriptional regulator: MSSLKKQKILQAATKSFTIFGYKATTMSQIAKQANVGKGTIYTFFKNKEELFDEIINNLINEMKFLAEQSIRDEDSFIEKAHKGIEVFIDFHNEHELTIKLLQEQKEIGTTIVHDALKRLNHSIILYIQKKIEEAIVKKEIVECDPEITALVMFRLYTTLKIDWEKEHEALSPKKITELFNFYILNGLSKGQD, from the coding sequence GTGAGTTCTTTGAAAAAGCAAAAAATTTTACAAGCTGCCACAAAGTCATTTACTATTTTTGGCTATAAAGCAACTACAATGAGTCAAATCGCAAAACAGGCAAATGTTGGAAAGGGAACAATCTATACTTTCTTCAAAAATAAAGAAGAGTTGTTTGATGAAATCATCAATAATTTGATTAATGAAATGAAATTTTTAGCAGAACAATCTATTCGTGATGAAGATTCATTCATCGAAAAAGCACATAAAGGAATTGAAGTTTTTATTGACTTTCATAATGAACATGAATTAACAATAAAGTTGCTTCAGGAACAAAAAGAAATTGGAACGACTATAGTACACGATGCTTTAAAACGATTGAATCATTCAATCATTCTATACATACAGAAAAAAATTGAAGAGGCAATCGTAAAGAAAGAAATTGTTGAATGTGATCCCGAAATAACTGCTTTGGTAATGTTTCGACTTTATACAACACTTAAAATCGATTGGGAGAAAGAGCATGAAGCACTAAGTCCTAAAAAAATTACAGAGTTATTTAACTTTTATATCCTAAATGGTTTATCAAAAGGGCAGGATTAA
- a CDS encoding GNAT family N-acetyltransferase, translating to MLIFKLDNKDKKMANSILNVQLPAYKVEAKLINFEGIPQLKDNVESIRDSKEIFIGYVINNDLKGFLAYSEDDNEYQICRLVVHPSCFKRGIGRKLVNYFLNEIAKKKKVIVSTGSNNLPAINLYKTSGFKFYRKIEVAPNFFISLFENTSDH from the coding sequence ATGTTGATTTTTAAATTAGACAATAAAGACAAAAAAATGGCAAATTCAATTTTAAATGTACAGTTACCAGCATATAAGGTAGAGGCAAAGTTAATCAACTTTGAAGGAATACCACAATTAAAGGACAATGTTGAAAGTATTAGAGATTCCAAAGAAATTTTTATTGGTTATGTGATTAATAATGATTTAAAAGGATTTTTGGCCTATTCAGAAGACGATAACGAATATCAAATATGTAGATTGGTAGTACATCCTAGTTGCTTTAAGCGGGGGATAGGAAGAAAATTAGTAAATTATTTTTTAAATGAAATTGCCAAAAAGAAAAAGGTAATTGTTTCAACAGGTTCAAATAACCTACCAGCCATTAACTTATATAAAACTTCTGGTTTTAAATTTTATAGGAAAATTGAAGTGGCACCTAATTTTTTTATATCTCTATTTGAAAATACATCTGACCATTAA
- a CDS encoding BofC C-terminal domain-containing protein, translating into MKKFILIFVCLLALLIPAQTETLAAHNDIHHSSNKKGITIILHKVYINGEVIEEIYINQHKTLGQVKKEFKGWKVIEENDDQIVLMKKINDLSPTLKSKGYLGINSNGVLNLYIGAPSGNNIIESFFQIDTNKLEVNKQKQLEKGIKISTKYHYDYLLHYLKEYERIVN; encoded by the coding sequence GTGAAAAAGTTCATTTTAATATTTGTTTGTTTACTAGCTTTATTAATACCGGCACAAACTGAAACATTGGCAGCTCATAATGATATTCATCATAGTTCGAACAAAAAGGGGATTACAATCATTTTACATAAAGTATATATAAACGGTGAAGTGATTGAGGAAATTTATATTAATCAACATAAAACCCTAGGTCAAGTCAAAAAAGAATTTAAGGGTTGGAAAGTCATAGAAGAAAATGATGATCAAATCGTATTAATGAAAAAAATAAATGATCTTTCACCTACTTTAAAGTCGAAAGGATATTTAGGAATAAATTCAAATGGAGTTTTGAATTTATATATTGGAGCGCCAAGTGGTAATAATATTATTGAATCTTTTTTTCAAATAGATACGAATAAACTAGAAGTAAATAAACAAAAGCAACTTGAGAAAGGGATTAAAATTTCCACTAAATATCATTACGATTATCTATTACATTACTTAAAAGAGTATGAAAGAATTGTAAATTGA
- a CDS encoding GNAT family N-acetyltransferase, whose protein sequence is MFPILTTERLYLREIKVTDLNRMFNILSREDVTKYYGLDALKNSSEVLDLIHYFREMYETHNGIRWGMIDNETNKLIGTCGFNAYQQRNKRAEVGYELHPDYWRKGFASEALKALLSYGFDILQLNRIGAIVYPENLPSQKLLEKIGFTNEGLLRQYLIQGSTAHDTYVYSILRSEWERAPEKEILNRKNNLNHNNTKNPQ, encoded by the coding sequence ATGTTTCCAATTCTAACTACAGAAAGACTTTATTTAAGAGAAATTAAAGTCACTGATCTTAATCGAATGTTCAATATTTTATCAAGAGAAGATGTCACCAAATATTATGGACTCGATGCACTAAAAAATAGTAGTGAAGTATTGGACTTAATTCATTATTTTAGAGAAATGTATGAGACGCACAACGGCATCCGTTGGGGAATGATTGATAATGAAACAAACAAATTAATCGGAACATGTGGATTTAATGCCTACCAACAACGAAACAAAAGAGCCGAAGTTGGCTATGAGCTACACCCAGACTATTGGAGAAAAGGTTTTGCGTCAGAGGCTTTAAAAGCATTATTATCATATGGATTTGATATTCTTCAACTAAATCGAATTGGAGCAATCGTTTATCCAGAAAATCTCCCTTCTCAAAAACTTCTTGAAAAAATAGGATTTACAAATGAAGGTCTACTACGCCAGTATTTAATACAAGGAAGTACTGCCCATGATACTTATGTTTATTCAATTTTGCGAAGTGAATGGGAAAGGGCCCCGGAAAAGGAGATTCTAAATAGAAAAAATAACTTGAACCATAACAATACAAAAAATCCACAATGA
- the ruvA gene encoding Holliday junction branch migration protein RuvA: MYEYIIGKIEWVGPEYIVIDHNGMGYQLFTPNPYVFRPSNEILKVYTHHYVREDVMMLYGFKTLDERTLFQKLLSVSGIGPKGALAIVATGEPNQIVHAIEEEDEVFLTKFPGVGKKTARQMILDLKGKLEKVFGAVQVDLFTDLDAIEEKESAASSLDDAIEALKALGYAEKEVKKIVPLLKNEKLSTDEYIKKALQLLLQAKR; the protein is encoded by the coding sequence ATGTACGAATACATAATTGGAAAGATAGAATGGGTTGGACCAGAATATATTGTAATTGATCATAACGGAATGGGCTATCAATTATTTACACCTAATCCGTATGTTTTTAGACCTTCAAATGAAATCTTAAAAGTTTATACTCATCATTATGTAAGAGAAGATGTTATGATGTTATATGGTTTTAAAACACTAGATGAACGTACTTTATTTCAAAAATTGTTAAGTGTGTCAGGAATCGGTCCTAAAGGTGCCTTGGCAATTGTTGCGACTGGAGAGCCAAATCAAATTGTTCATGCGATAGAAGAAGAGGACGAAGTATTTTTAACAAAATTTCCTGGTGTTGGTAAAAAGACAGCAAGACAGATGATCCTTGATTTGAAAGGTAAACTTGAAAAAGTCTTTGGAGCAGTTCAAGTCGATTTATTTACTGACCTAGATGCTATTGAAGAGAAAGAAAGTGCAGCATCTTCATTAGATGATGCAATTGAAGCTTTAAAAGCATTAGGCTATGCAGAAAAAGAAGTTAAAAAGATCGTACCGTTATTGAAGAATGAAAAACTTTCAACTGATGAATATATTAAAAAAGCACTTCAATTACTATTGCAAGCTAAGAGGTGA
- the ruvB gene encoding Holliday junction branch migration DNA helicase RuvB, with translation MDDRILSSESSGEEFDQELSLRPQSLREYIGQDKVKKNLQVFIEAAKMRNESLDHVLLYGPPGLGKTTLAAIIANELGVGFKTTSGPAIERPGDLAAILTSLQPGDVLFIDEIHRLPRTVEEVLYPAMEDFFFDIVIGKDATARSVRIDLPPFTLIGATTRAGLLSSPLRDRFGVLNRLEFYTVEQLALIVKRTAELFGMEIENDAALEVARRSRGTPRIANRLLRRVRDFAQVQGSEIITFAIAKDSLIQMQVDEAGLDHIDHKLLLAIIERFKGGPVGVDTIAASIGEESQTIEDVYEPYLLQIGFLQRTPRGRIVTDLTYKHFGLQVPEQ, from the coding sequence ATGGATGACCGAATTTTATCAAGTGAAAGTAGTGGCGAGGAATTTGATCAAGAGCTTTCACTAAGGCCTCAATCATTAAGGGAATATATAGGGCAAGATAAAGTTAAAAAGAATTTGCAAGTTTTTATTGAAGCTGCAAAAATGCGAAATGAGTCTTTAGATCATGTTCTATTATACGGTCCTCCTGGTTTAGGTAAAACCACTTTAGCAGCGATTATTGCGAATGAACTAGGTGTTGGATTCAAAACAACTTCAGGACCAGCGATTGAACGCCCTGGAGATTTAGCAGCTATTTTGACTTCACTTCAACCAGGTGATGTATTATTTATTGATGAAATTCACCGGCTGCCTCGAACAGTGGAGGAAGTACTTTACCCAGCAATGGAAGACTTTTTCTTTGATATCGTAATTGGCAAGGATGCAACTGCTAGGTCGGTAAGAATAGATTTACCACCATTTACATTAATAGGTGCAACAACTAGAGCAGGTCTCCTTTCTTCACCACTTAGAGATCGTTTTGGAGTATTAAATCGCTTAGAATTTTATACAGTTGAACAGCTGGCATTGATCGTTAAAAGAACAGCAGAGTTATTTGGAATGGAAATCGAAAATGACGCTGCTTTAGAAGTAGCTAGAAGGTCTCGAGGTACACCTCGAATTGCAAACCGATTATTACGAAGAGTTAGAGATTTTGCACAAGTTCAAGGAAGTGAAATCATTACTTTTGCCATTGCTAAAGACTCTTTAATTCAAATGCAGGTAGATGAAGCAGGTCTAGACCATATCGACCATAAATTGTTACTAGCTATTATTGAGCGATTTAAAGGCGGACCTGTTGGGGTTGATACAATTGCAGCTTCGATCGGTGAAGAGTCACAAACAATTGAAGATGTATATGAGCCATACTTACTTCAAATTGGATTTCTTCAGCGGACTCCAAGGGGACGAATTGTTACTGATTTAACATACAAACATTTCGGGTTGCAGGTGCCGGAGCAATGA
- a CDS encoding DUF2905 domain-containing protein — MIDLSKILITVGIILLVVGLFIRFVGKLPGDIFIKKGNVSFYFPIVTCIIISILLSLIFSLFGRK; from the coding sequence ATGATTGATTTGTCAAAAATTTTAATAACGGTAGGAATTATCTTATTAGTTGTTGGGTTGTTTATTCGATTTGTAGGGAAACTTCCAGGCGATATTTTTATAAAAAAAGGAAATGTATCGTTTTACTTTCCGATTGTAACATGTATTATCATAAGTATTTTACTTTCACTTATTTTTTCACTATTTGGGAGAAAATAA